The Rhodococcus sp. X156 genome window below encodes:
- a CDS encoding matrixin family metalloprotease: MTLTVPRLRGLALAGATTALLMASGAAVASSAPAPVAPDPAPVTTTGAASVSYDGYALHHNPDGTVIRWNPCEPIPYQVNPRNGGPTAEADAAAAVDIVRRESGLNLVYTGTTDVVPQRGHGFDGTPANPRTPLVIAWAAPGTGPGTSSLLNGMGGAAGVGGVTTWSYTPPGAAQATPWQVVSGFVVLDSRTYPQLAPGFGPAASSTRGRLVLHELGHAIGLDHTNTPGQVMNPTVSGAATPGFAAGDRKGLERVGRAAGGLDGAPCAGEPAPPVVAPAPSNPWLDFWSWLVALFLSFFR; the protein is encoded by the coding sequence ATGACGCTGACCGTTCCTCGCCTCCGCGGGCTCGCGCTGGCCGGTGCCACCACGGCGCTGCTGATGGCCTCCGGTGCCGCGGTGGCCTCGTCGGCACCCGCGCCCGTGGCGCCGGACCCGGCGCCGGTTACCACCACCGGGGCCGCCTCGGTCAGCTACGACGGCTACGCGCTGCACCACAACCCGGACGGGACGGTGATCCGCTGGAACCCCTGCGAGCCGATCCCGTACCAGGTCAACCCGCGCAACGGCGGTCCCACGGCCGAGGCTGACGCGGCGGCGGCCGTGGACATCGTGCGCCGGGAGTCCGGGCTGAACCTGGTGTACACCGGCACCACCGACGTGGTTCCGCAGCGCGGCCACGGCTTCGACGGCACGCCGGCCAACCCCAGGACGCCGCTGGTGATCGCCTGGGCCGCGCCGGGGACGGGTCCGGGCACGTCCAGCCTGCTCAACGGCATGGGCGGCGCCGCGGGCGTCGGCGGCGTCACCACCTGGTCGTACACCCCGCCGGGTGCCGCGCAGGCGACCCCGTGGCAGGTGGTGTCCGGGTTCGTGGTGCTCGACAGCCGCACGTACCCGCAGCTGGCGCCCGGGTTCGGGCCGGCCGCGTCGTCCACCCGGGGCCGGCTGGTGCTGCACGAGCTGGGCCACGCCATCGGTCTGGACCACACCAACACGCCGGGCCAGGTGATGAACCCGACCGTGAGCGGTGCCGCCACCCCAGGGTTCGCCGCGGGCGACCGCAAGGGCCTGGAGCGGGTGGGCCGGGCCGCGGGCGGACTGGACGGCGCGCCGTGCGCGGGCGAGCCGGCGCCGCCGGTGGTGGCCCCCGCGCCGTCGAACCCGTGGCTGGACTTCTGGAGCTGGCTGGTGGCGCTGTTCCTCAGCTTCTTCCGCTGA